Within Dictyostelium discoideum AX4 chromosome 4 chromosome, whole genome shotgun sequence, the genomic segment tattattatcattaattattattattattattattattattattattattattattattattattattattattattattattattattattattattattattattattattattattaattattcattgataattaattttttattattttaaaataaaataaatttagaaataaccaaagaaataaagagtgaatctttttttttagatgGTCCAGTTCAGACACTTTGTatatataatgaaaatattgatttaaataatagtaataataatcatatgtataattgttataattataataataacaataacaataataatgatattgatagttttggtaattttgatattaatcaagatgattcaatattttccattataaatgaaattaaaagtaatactgatcaaattattaataatagtgaacaacaaatgaaaaaaatgcATTTATTGGTCGGTAGTATCATTGGATATTCGGTAGTTTATAGAAACattttcaatcaattacTTCAAGATTCTCATTTATTGGAATATTCAGATTCTTTCGATAGTGTTACAAGTGTCCATGTTTTTGATATTGATGCAGATGGtcaaaatgaattattaattggtacATATGGTATGGAACTATTggtttataaaaaacaacaacaaccaattgataatgatagtaatggttttatatataaattaaatagcCATCGTCATTTTTCTCATCCAATTCTTGGTATTCAAACTATTGAATTGATGAATGATGgtattaaacaattaatcATTATGACTATGTTTGGTGTCTATATTATGCGTGTTCCAATCTTAAAATATCAAGAAGAATTATCAACAAGAATTGAATtgattaaagaaattttaaaattaaaacagcaacaacaacaacaacaacaacaacaaacttaaataataaaataataaaataattataaataaaaataaaaaaaaaaaaactatatttcTAAATGTTATTTATCTAAACATATTTAatcctttttattttcttttttaaaaaaatcagatATTAGCTTATAATTatattcttcttcttctttaccattattattgtaatgaatttcaccattatttttaaaatctatatAAAGTGagtgtaaataatttttgaaaactaatttataatttaaaaaaaaataaaaaaataaaaaataattattaataaatatatatatttcatCCCTATTAATTCATAGGTATACAATATAAATACATACTTTCATATTTTTGGTCATTTAAatctgtattattattattattattattattattattattattattattattattattattattattattattattattattatttatttttaaacctaatattaaaaataaattatttcttgataatggtaaatcaatttttgtGTATTCAAATGCTAATAATATACAAAAGAGAGCTATCTCTGGTGCTTTGAAAAATGGAGATTCAATGAATGGTATTAAAGAAGAATCACTTAAAAAGTTGAATGAAATTTGAGATAAAACATGATTCTTTTCACaatccaaaaaataaagaaaatgaaatagATATGGTGGTGCTTCATCAATGATTTTACCaacacaattattattattattattattattattattattattattattattattattataaatccCAGCAAAATTCTCTTTAAAAGATACTGATATATCATAGGataatatttgtaaaattttttgttccattgataaaatattatctttaaaattataatagtcctatttaataattttaaaagaataaaatactATTCGTTAGTGTGTTtgagaaataaataattataattataattataattataaattattatttattattattattatcttacATCATTTAGTAATAATCTATCATttgttaaaatataatatgacacatttaataaatctctAACTTTCATTGGtaatattgatgatgaattaactttaatacaaattaaaatgCATGTCATTGaaacaaactaaaaaaaaaaaaaaaaaaaaaaaaaaaaaaaaaaaaataaataaatatatttagtgattttatttctaattatttattcaatttgttgttttttcaaaaaaaaaaaaaaaaaaaaaaatttttacatattgattataatcaaaaataaatttcctATTTAAgaatctttttaataatgatattgaatGAAGATATGCTAATGAAGAAAGTGATAATGAATCACAAACTTTCCTCATGAAAACTAACattcttttaaaacaattattgaATCTTTTCCAATCTTGCTCTTCAGAATTATTGACATTTTTCTGGTGgtaaatgtaaaaatttttaatatcacttTGAaacttttcaatatttaaaatggctatatatttattatcatagttgaaattatttattattttactatcataactattaaaattattcatttaattatttttttatttcttttaaattatttatatattgcATAGAAaaagttgtagttgttgttttgaGCAAAATGAATAATGATTATGTAatcagtaaaaaaaaaaaaaaaaaaaaaaatatgcgaaaaatgaattcaaaaaaaggttttttttttttttttttttttttttttttttttttttttttttttttttttttttttttcgattaCACAAcacaatcatcatcagaaaaaaaaaaaactattttaacAAAACTATggtattaccattattaaaagttgggtcattattaattaaaagtttGGCTAAACCATTgtcaaaacaaattaaaataagaGCATCAAAATCACCAATATTCCATGACAGAGTTGTTAGAGGTGCAAGACTATGGCATAAATTAGATTTGAAATTAACCAAATTCAATGGCGATACAACTAGAAAACCAGTAGATTTAAATGTTAACGCTGCAATTGATTTAGGTACTGAAATAGTTTCTGAAGCATTTTTATTAAGTGTTGCAATTGGTCTTTTATTATATGAAACCTCAAGAAGTtctgaaaaagataaaaagaaagaaggTAAGTTATATaaagatataaatatttatatatctttctttttttggaaataaactataaaataaactaataataataataaaaaaaataaaaaaaaaataaaacagaGGCACTAcaaaatagatttaaaaatttagaagaAAAACTTGAAGTTCAACAAgaaactattaataatttaacaaatgtTATTGAAGCAATACAATCATCGaatccaaatttaaatatatatattgacCCAA encodes:
- a CDS encoding optic atrophy 3-like family protein, coding for MVLPLLKVGSLLIKSLAKPLSKQIKIRASKSPIFHDRVVRGARLWHKLDLKLTKFNGDTTRKPVDLNVNAAIDLGTEIVSEAFLLSVAIGLLLYETSRSSEKDKKKEEALQNRFKNLEEKLEVQQETINNLTNVIEAIQSSNPNLNIYIDPNQSTKSSIAEYINTHNIKLNSLKNAQTENDYKSISSEGIPNKRISNVN